In the Bombiscardovia apis genome, ATTACTTGGAGATGTTAGGCGCGGTAGATTTACCATCCTCAGATAGGAATTACTTATATACTGAGGACGATTTTAGGGAATGGATAAGAGAATTAAATCGTTCTTGATCGCATTAAACTGGGAAACTCGCCCGAGTTTGATACCGAGTACAGTTATAATGACCAAGGACAGTTAACGGAAAAACGGCGCGAACGGGAAGGATTTCGTACGGAGGTCTGGCATTATCGCTGGAATGGACGAGGTCAGTTAACCGGGGTAAGGACGCCGGGTAACCAGTGCTGGGAGTATGTTTATGATGCTTTTGGTCGGCGGATACGCAAATTTCAGGTAATTAACGGCCAGCGGGAGCAGATAAAGAGACCGTTAAGCCAGACAGCTGAACTTTATCAGGCACACACCGAATTACCTGTGTCACATCAACCACCCGTCAGGAAAGTAACGCAGGCCAAAGTTATCGGCTATGATTATTTTTGGCAGGGAGACCGATTAGTGGAAGAAATCCCTCTTTACGCTGATGGCACACCTGCTTATAATGAATCGATACAGTGGTTATATAAACCGAATGAGCTGGAGCCTTTTGCGCGTTATGAAAAAGGTCAGCTGCATTATGTGGTATGTGACCAGATAGGAACGCCAAGGGAGCTATTTGATGAGCGGGGTAATTTAAAGTGGTTATCCCGGCATGATATTTGGGGCAAGACCAACAGCTACGGGTATAAAGCAGCGAATGATGATACCGTACTGGATTGTCATTTACGCTATTTAGGGCAGTATAGCGATGATGAAAGTGGGCTACACTATAATCGATTCAGGTATTATGACCCGGATACGGGGCAGTATATTAGTCCTGACCCGATAGGGCTATCGGGTGGAATAAATCCATATGGATATGCACATAATCCGCTGACTTAGGTTGACCCGTTGGGGCTGATTAACTATGAAGACGGGAAGGAGGCGAGTACTTCAGATAATATAAATGTTAATGAGCTAAACTTTACTGAAACAGTTGAAAATCATCTTAATGATTTAAACAAGGCTGGCGATAAAGTGAGGCCTTATGGTGATTCTAAAAATCTTTACAAGAAATCATGAGTTCTCAAAAACCAGTAACAGACCCTAGAGGTGTTCCGGGAGCTTTACGCCGGGATGTAGAAGGTACTACGAATGCTAGTAAAGGGAAATATGAATTAGTCATTGATCCCAAGACAAATACCGTACTTCATTTCCTATTTAAAAGTGAAAAATGACAATGAATAAGTTATTATTTGATTTTTATCAAACAGATAAACCTCTTTTAGGAAAGCTTGTTTATCGAGAATCAGAATACTCTTTAGATTTTATTGAATGTTCTGATGATAATTTAGCTAGATTATCCGGTGATGGTGGGCGTACCTCTCTGACAGTACATACACTGCAAATTGAAATTGGTATTAATACAGGAAAGTTACTCTATCCTTGGGGATTATTTCCTTTAATACATGCTATTGATAAACCACTTACAATACCTGATAGTTATTATGGTGAGCTATCTGTTAATACTGCAAAAAACAAACTTATATCTGGAGTATCCATTGAATTTCCAGACTCTGAAAATTGGGAGCTATGTAAAGATCCATCTTCCGGTTGGGTTTTTGTAGGTAACCCAAGTATTACACAATATTCTTGTTCTATTGAGTTTGCTAATAACGTCATAGCGTCTATAGAAAATGATTGTATTGTTGCTTTTTGGATGAGACCTGTCATTGAGATCTAATCAAATGCTTTCAGTCTAAGGACTAGGAGCTTAACTTAGTTTTGTATACCTACTGAAAGAATAAGGAAATAGTATTGAAGACCGGCTAGGCATTGTTGCACACTGGCAACCGGTTATTGACAAAGGGCAGACACCAGCACAGGTCAATTATTACCATTGTACAGAGCGTATTACTTACCAGTATGATAGTGGCTTTGAAGCTGATTGTCTTACCCGATGGGCCTAGTGTGTTCTCTAGCTTTGGCTTTTGCGCTCGCAGTTATGCTTATTACCGACCGCACTTTGGAACGCATCGACATGGTTGAGTCTTTGAAGAGCCCGGAGTGAGTGCTTGTCGCTTGGTTAACCTGTTAGAGACAGGGGGTGGGAGGATGCTCCTGCGTTCCTTGCAGTTAGAGGTGCTGGATTGGGATGTCAGTTAGGTCGCGGGCGTTCAGGAGGGAGCGGACACAAGTTAGGACGCTGAGCGAAGTCAGGGCCAGGCCGATAAGTATGAGGTGGGCCAGTAGGTCGCCGCCGGTGAGGGGAAGACTTCCTACCTGATCAGGCAGCTGTGATTCCCATTGAGCGTACCAAACTAATACCGGGCTGATATCAAAGTCGGGGATTGGATCATTGGGGTGGTAGCTAAGGCCGCCTCCGTTGGGCTCGCTGTTCCATCCGATGAAGTCGTACCCGTCTAGGAGGTAGTCGTTCTCGGGGAAGGTGAGGCCAGTTGGCCCGCTTTCGGGGATGGTTATAGGGGCCATAGTTCCAGTGGCATCATTATGGTTTGGGGCGAAGGCGATGGTTTTCTCGGGCACAATCTTCTCAGCGATATAGACACCGTCCATGCCGCTCCTGGAGCGATTTCCAAGTTCAATAGCAGAGTTGGGGAACTGAGTGGCAATCGACACCCAAGAGCCGTCTTCTTTTATCCATCGTCCTGTCAAATTACTAGACTGTGGATTCACTGCCTCGAATGCGTTGTCTGCGAATTTGGAATCAGGGCCTATGACTACCCGCACCAGACCGGAGGGGAAAATGCCTTGCTGCGCGCTGGCTTTGCTCGTATTCCAACCGCTTACGTCAAGATCGGTTAAGCCGGTTTGCGCGAAAGCCAAACTCATATTGCTGACATTACTCGTATCCCAGCCGCTCATGCTCAAGTTAGTGACTTGGCAGCCTTGAACAATTCCTTGAATGTTCGTGGCAGCACTAGTTACGAAGTTGTCGAGATTCAAGCTAGTTAGCGGAACGTAGTAGAACATTCCCTGCATGTTGGTTACTTTACTGGTGGTCCACCCGCTAAAATCCATGCTACCGGTGATGCTGCTGCGTTCAAACATGTTGTACATGTCAGTGACGTTGCTTGTGTCCCATCCTGCGATGTCGAGACTGGTTGTTGAAGATTGCCCAAACATTTCGCGCATGGTCTGCACTTGCGAAGTGTTCCAACCGCTGATATTGATGCTAGTCGCTCTGCTGGCAAAGAACATGTACTGCATGTTAGTGACGTTGTTGGTAATCCAATTGTTAAGATCTAAAGTTGCTACTCGGGAGTTTTGGAACATTCCTCCCATGCTAGTCACCTTGCCGGTGTGCCAACCATTCACATCAAGGCTCGTTACTGCGCTGTTGCAAAACATTCTTTCCATATTGGTAGTGTTGTCGGTAACCCAGTTGCTGACATCTATACTGGTAGCCGCACTATTCTCAAACATTCCCGCCATTGTGGTCACGTTAGTGACATCCCAGGTAATCAAATTGAGGCTGGGAACGGCGCTGTTTGCAAACATGTACTGCATGTTGGTTACTTTGTAGGTATCCCAACCGCTGACGTTGATGCTTCTGGCGGCACTGGTGTCAAACATTCCCTCCATTGTGGTCACATTAGTGACGTTCCAGCTACTCAAATCGAGGCTTGTGGCGAGGCAGTTATGGAAGACAACTCGCATGTCTGTAACGTTTTGAAATGCCCAACCGTCAACGTCGATGCTAGTGGCTTGGCTATTTTCGAACATACCCTTGATCGTTGTAACTTTGCGGAGATTCCATCCGGCAAGGTCCAAACTTGTTGCACTACTGCCGTAGAACATTCCCTGCATGTTGGTTACCTGGCTTGTGTCCCATTGGCTTAAATCCAAACTGTTGACACGGCTGCTTTGGAACATGTTATACATGTTGGTCACGCTACCAGTGTCCCAGCCACCAATATCGAGATTGCTTGCTTGGCAGTTGCCGAACATATTACTCATGTCGGTAACGTTTCCGGTCCGCCAACTACTCAAATCAATGCTGGAACCTGCAGTGAAGGCTGAGGAGAACATGCCGCTCATATTGGTCACGTTGCTGGTATCTACTTGGTCCAAGCCATCTATCTCGCTCAAAGTGATACCAGCAAAGAGATTCGCAGAATTTTGACCCAAGTAAGTGTTGGCGGGATCCGTGAAAATCATTTGTGACAGAGTGCCGTTAGTCTTCCAAGGGAGAGAAGTAGGCGCGTTCGGAAAGGCACCAGGACCGATATACATAACGTCCGCATCGTCGATTCGCCAAGCTGCGGTGCCAAAAACGCCTGAGGCCCTGTCAGCTCGAGGGCTTATACCGGGCCTCGATTGAATCTTATCCTTTGGGCTCGCGTTGGTATTAGGCAATGCGGACTCAGTCTCAGCCTCTATTGCCGCAGTACTCTGATTCTGGGGCTCAACCTGCGACTGAGATTCTGCATCAGAACTAGGCTTTGGTGCGGATTTAGGTTGGGGCCTCGGTTGTGCAGTATGCTCGGATGGTGTTTGATGCTGCGGAAGGAGAGCTGAATCTGCTGCGAATTCTGATGCAGCTTTCGCTCGCTGGACAGGTGCAGGTGTGGCTTCAGCTTGGTGAGTTTGATCTTCTTCAACAGTTGGGAGAGCGGTAGCAATACATGGCTGTGCAAATACTGCAACAGTCAGCAAGACAAGCAAGATAAGAAGTGCTGTCGAGCGAGTACGCTGCCCGGATCTTACCGAAGGCACGTCGTCTTTGTAATCGACATAGCGGTTGGTAGGCATGGTTGCTCTCTGTTTATTTGGCTAAAAGTGTCCACAAGCGCCTTATCGACACCGGTTAGGCCCTATTTCCTCTTACTGTGCAAGGCTACCAGAAAGGGTAGGAAGGGGGGGAACGGGACTAGGGCTTGACGCGGCACTTCCTTATGTAGCGAGAGGTCCTGCAAAGTTAAACTCTGCAGGACCTCACGCGAGGAGAGTCCTAAAATAGTGGGGCTCTTACTGTTTGGTTATTCTATTCTCAGGCGGCGCGAGCAATGGCCTGCTCGAAGTCGCGGGTGCCCTTGAAGACCTCGGAGGTCCAGGGGTTGACCTGCTGCTTCTTGGCGCGGACCAAAATATAGGCCAGAGCTGCGATGTTGACTACCAGCGAGATGATAGAGATTACGAGGTTGACGTTGGGATTGTTGACCGATTCCACAGCGAAGCGAGAATGGTCGCGGTCAAGGAAGAGAGGGAAGACCTGAGCGAACATGCACCAGATAGCTAGCGTGTTGGCGCGGTTCTGAATCCATGCGCCCTTGTTCCACAGGAAGTTGGCGAAGGTCGGGGCCAGGAGCAGGGCCAGGCCGCAGTACCAAGCGTGGGTAGGCAAGCAGTTGTAAGTGTAGGTGAAGTTCCACACGTCGTATGCCAAGATGAAGACCCAAGTCATGTCGGGCCAGAGCATGTCCTGCTTGTTCTTGGATGCGTAGATGCCAAACCAGCCAGTCATGCAGAAGATATTAATCAAACCGGCCACGCCGTTGAAGACGTTGAACCAGCCGCCCATGAGGGTTACGCCCTCGCTGGAGACGAAGGTGCCGCCCCAGCCGCGGAAAGCTGACTCAAAATCGGATGCGACGGCAATCAGGATGTTGATAGCTACGATAATGAAGGGGAAACACTTGAACCAGTTGACTTTGCCCAGCTTGCCCCAGCCGTACTTGAGGATCATGAAGCCGATACATCCGGCAGCGGCGGCGTAGAGCTTGGCGTAGTGGAACCAGCCGTTCATTTCGGTATAAGTGGGGTTGTTCAGAGCCCAGTCAGCCTTCATAGCAACGCCTACGTAGATGGCGATAAAGTATGCCGTTAGTCCTGCGGGCAGGGCCATAAAGCATACGATGCCTCCGATTTTGCTCCTGCGAGCTACTTCGTTGGCGGCAATTAAAGCACAAAATACAAGTACCCAGCCCAGCCATTGATACATGGCATCGGGACCGTAGACTTGAAATAGCACAGTGCTCACTTCCTTTTTCTCTTGTGGATTCTTTCTATTCTTGCGCTCTCCGAAGGCCGGTTGTGTCGGTTGCCGGGGCGCGCAAAATCTTATAGGTAGTCTTCCAGCTGCAAAGTCTGGATGAATATTTCCTTGACATCCTCGTCACTAATGTGCGGTTGCTCGCGCAGTAGTGCGATGGAGCCGGAAATCATCATCATGAGCGTTTCTTTGACGTGCTTGATGGGAAGGCTGCCGTGCACATGTTCAAAATCTTTGACAGTAGTCTGGCAGATGTAATCAGAGACGCGCTGGGAGACCTGGTCGACGAACTGTATGTACAGGCCACTGTTGCCGGACTGGACCATCTTTTTGCTGAAGGGCCCCTCGTCGGCTATGATGACTCGCATCATAGACACCATATCGTCCAAAGCTTGGTCGACTTGGCCGCGCACGCGGGTTTCGTTCCAAGCATCTAAGCGGGCGATGATGGCGTTAATAGCATCATCGAGCACTGCCTCGGCCACGTCTTCCTTGTTGCGGAAGTAGTGGTAAAAGAGGGAGCGGGTAATGCCGACCCTACAAGTGATGTCGCTCACGGTGATGTGGGTGAACCCCTTTTCGAGGCAAATCTCACGGGCCGCATGCACAATTTGGTCCCGGCGATTGTTGCCGCGTCTGCTGGCTTGGTTATTGGACTCAATAGCAGCTTTCCTGCTTGTTGATTCAGGTTGTGCCATATGCCTCTCCACTTGCTCAAGTCACACTCCGTGCCCTCTCTATAAGAATTCGAAAGACACCGAGCATTGACGCTCTGTCAATAACGCTTGCACAAGAATAGGGAGGGGGATTGACAACATGTCAATATGTTCTCGGCGGGCTGATTCGGGACACTCTTGTTTTGCTGGCACAGCAAGTTCGAATGTTGTGCCAGACGATTGAACATTTCAAGAAGCGGGAAGCAATCCCTAGCGGTGTATGTGGTTTTAGGCTGTGCGGTTTTGATCCGAGGCACGGGCACGCTACCGCAGATTATGGCTTGCAAATTATCTAGGATACACTCGAAAGGTTGGAACATTTTAACCACTTAAAATGAAGGGAAGTGCCAGTGGATTCCACTAACGAAATAGTTGTTGGTGTATTAGTCTTGATAATTTTCTGTGCGGTTTTGATTCTGCTATTAAGGCTGTGGATTAAGTTTCTCGCTCGAATGAGAAATCGTTCAATCCAGAAGAAAATTGCTGCCGGTAAGATCAAAGATAAGACCTTAATGAAGCTGTATCAGCGTTTTCAAAAGTCTCAGAATGGCAAAGTCATTGCGATGATGTGCTTTGGCGTTAACTACAAGTTGTTTTTAAGAACGCAAAGCGATACTTATGAAATCTACAAAGCAGAAATGATAAGAAGAAATCTACCTTTGTAAAAGCGATTGCTGATTTTCGTATGATCAGCACTGTAGCTGCAGTTGCCCCCCCCCCTATGAAATAGTTCGGGGGGGGGGCAGTATAAAACGGGAGCTGAAACGTATGCTTAGTATCTCAATCCTTTTGTTAATGATATAAAAACTCCCATCATGCTTTTATCGCTACACTTAGGAACATTATAAAGTGCCTAAGTATTCCCCGCCCTTTGGCCCGACAGCTACTTAGAATTGGTTGAGTACTGAAGTGGAAGCGCTTTTCTGCCACATTACTTGTACCGGGCAAAACGCACCAAACTGAGAAGGCAGTTATTACGGATAATTCTAACTTTTTGGCTGACATGTATGGGGATGAGTATTTCCCTGATTTCTTGGTAGACAAGGTAAAGAAAGTTCTCACCGAACTCGATGCCTTTTTGGCAGATAAGAACTATACTCCCGAGACGGTGCAGGAGGCTTTCGACAAGGCAACCTTGCAGATTAACGGCTTGGAAGAAGAGTTTGAAGAGAATGGTAGCGAGATTGAAACTGCCGCCCGTGATTCTATAGCTGAAACTGTTGATCACATGCTCCAGCATTACGATATTGATATTGACTTAGAAGAAGCCCTGAGAGAGCGCGAATGGTAGAACAGATGGAGTCTGAAGCAGGTGACCTAGCATGGGTACAGGCTTTGCAGATGGCTGTTGAAGAGACCTTTCTCATAGATGATTCTCGCGAGGCTTTTGAACACTTGGTCAAGCGATTTGCCGAAGCTGACTTGCTTTTTGAGTTGAATGAAGGAGAAGATTCGGCTTATCTGTATATTCCGAAACACCCCGGGAAATCGATGCCCGGAGCAGTTGTGAGGAGTGAATCGTTAGACAACACAATTGGCGAACAA is a window encoding:
- a CDS encoding DUF5692 family protein, whose product is MLFQVYGPDAMYQWLGWVLVFCALIAANEVARRSKIGGIVCFMALPAGLTAYFIAIYVGVAMKADWALNNPTYTEMNGWFHYAKLYAAAAGCIGFMILKYGWGKLGKVNWFKCFPFIIVAINILIAVASDFESAFRGWGGTFVSSEGVTLMGGWFNVFNGVAGLINIFCMTGWFGIYASKNKQDMLWPDMTWVFILAYDVWNFTYTYNCLPTHAWYCGLALLLAPTFANFLWNKGAWIQNRANTLAIWCMFAQVFPLFLDRDHSRFAVESVNNPNVNLVISIISLVVNIAALAYILVRAKKQQVNPWTSEVFKGTRDFEQAIARAA
- a CDS encoding BspA family leucine-rich repeat surface protein; amino-acid sequence: MPTNRYVDYKDDVPSVRSGQRTRSTALLILLVLLTVAVFAQPCIATALPTVEEDQTHQAEATPAPVQRAKAASEFAADSALLPQHQTPSEHTAQPRPQPKSAPKPSSDAESQSQVEPQNQSTAAIEAETESALPNTNASPKDKIQSRPGISPRADRASGVFGTAAWRIDDADVMYIGPGAFPNAPTSLPWKTNGTLSQMIFTDPANTYLGQNSANLFAGITLSEIDGLDQVDTSNVTNMSGMFSSAFTAGSSIDLSSWRTGNVTDMSNMFGNCQASNLDIGGWDTGSVTNMYNMFQSSRVNSLDLSQWDTSQVTNMQGMFYGSSATSLDLAGWNLRKVTTIKGMFENSQATSIDVDGWAFQNVTDMRVVFHNCLATSLDLSSWNVTNVTTMEGMFDTSAARSINVSGWDTYKVTNMQYMFANSAVPSLNLITWDVTNVTTMAGMFENSAATSIDVSNWVTDNTTNMERMFCNSAVTSLDVNGWHTGKVTSMGGMFQNSRVATLDLNNWITNNVTNMQYMFFASRATSINISGWNTSQVQTMREMFGQSSTTSLDIAGWDTSNVTDMYNMFERSSITGSMDFSGWTTSKVTNMQGMFYYVPLTSLNLDNFVTSAATNIQGIVQGCQVTNLSMSGWDTSNVSNMSLAFAQTGLTDLDVSGWNTSKASAQQGIFPSGLVRVVIGPDSKFADNAFEAVNPQSSNLTGRWIKEDGSWVSIATQFPNSAIELGNRSRSGMDGVYIAEKIVPEKTIAFAPNHNDATGTMAPITIPESGPTGLTFPENDYLLDGYDFIGWNSEPNGGGLSYHPNDPIPDFDISPVLVWYAQWESQLPDQVGSLPLTGGDLLAHLILIGLALTSLSVLTCVRSLLNARDLTDIPIQHL
- a CDS encoding DUF5713 family protein, with the protein product MYGDEYFPDFLVDKVKKVLTELDAFLADKNYTPETVQEAFDKATLQINGLEEEFEENGSEIETAARDSIAETVDHMLQHYDIDIDLEEALREREW
- a CDS encoding RHS repeat domain-containing protein gives rise to the protein MEEIPLYADGTPAYNESIQWLYKPNELEPFARYEKGQLHYVVCDQIGTPRELFDERGNLKWLSRHDIWGKTNSYGYKAANDDTVLDCHLRYLGQYSDDESGLHYNRFRYYDPDTGQYISPDPIGLSGGINPYGYAHNPLT
- a CDS encoding TetR/AcrR family transcriptional regulator; this translates as MAQPESTSRKAAIESNNQASRRGNNRRDQIVHAAREICLEKGFTHITVSDITCRVGITRSLFYHYFRNKEDVAEAVLDDAINAIIARLDAWNETRVRGQVDQALDDMVSMMRVIIADEGPFSKKMVQSGNSGLYIQFVDQVSQRVSDYICQTTVKDFEHVHGSLPIKHVKETLMMMISGSIALLREQPHISDEDVKEIFIQTLQLEDYL